A single Phoenix dactylifera cultivar Barhee BC4 chromosome 1, palm_55x_up_171113_PBpolish2nd_filt_p, whole genome shotgun sequence DNA region contains:
- the LOC103699572 gene encoding putative disease resistance protein RGA4 isoform X2 encodes MESAFLSSIVSKTSQAVSCVRRWAVSPSSSSDPRSHVLKDLEKLERTLKRIRAVLHDAEEREIREESVKLWLKELKEVAYEADDVLDEYQYEVLRAQVEGRASRNGKRVEGDDAKEVSIPDGMGDRIRDIRERFDEISQDRERLRLREGDGERRVLEAPYPAPTSHKMDESAFYERERDKQEVINLLFSDGVGNGISVVPIVGMGGLGKTTIAQLVYNDSKVKENFDLTGWVCVSDDFDVKRLAKDIIESFTKNQCHLAQLSTLQDTLEKKVKGKKVLLVLDDVWNEQQSYWESLRNPFVGAETVRIIVTCRNDSVAEIMQTVRPYHPRCLSPEQSWSLFRHYAFRGRNLEEQVRLTDMGKQIVEKCSGLPLAVKSIGSLLRYTADEDSWMDVMQSDVWEIDENNEILPALRLSYSRMPAHLKPCFVYCSMFPKDYVFDKDELVRLWMAQGYIQTSRGTRRLEDIGNEYFIDLQRRSFFDSHWSNFKMHDMIHDLAKSIAGNECWAIVDKKLPSLPNEVRHLYVKDREEFVKSLRSYNFSTLRTLLKPYSPRFPTVIQELMLLRFLRTLEFCWERKHEIPDFFGHLKHLRNLYIISYYSEKFPDSVCLLYHLQILVLDCKSLVELPDELGNLTNLRYFKLFIHFIKRLPGTVCQLRNLQTLVLDCPHLAELPDDLGNCTNLRYLHITSNKIEKLPKSICLLYNLQAMELDCQNLAELPYGLGNLTNLHHLQIANRVILCLPAGIGKLTKLQIFLGCYKVQGGIGVLKDFMNLQGFLSISGLRNLVNIENAKDAGLKHKHKLKELFLYWNAVDCKNDPYHNRGLHLEAFSEENKDIPADEKREEAMLEYLQPHANLEILSIQGYGGSKFPKWVGDPFSFGSLKNFTIENCKKISSLDLYIHESLGNLDVPISTSMLESVDISGCLQLTSIAGLHHLHLLKYLKIYNCPQLRLLSEEGLPSNVRHLHIGECQQLTLVLQSITYLNELIIQNCPKLNIMAKDQLSSFLPFRVQIIDYPGLSNWCQVQKINCIQVASGNKLTISNTWENIMHAFDDLTSVEHFCFSNSWKLFQELSIFEELTIWDCTDIPLYWWPKLASLRSLVIKNCHGVQVWEDKLVPSMLKSLLVDSCEELTFLLLVHQNRYAFEELQLVNCPKLERVEGLNFLFHIKILRIERCPRLRLPQDDLPHLIFLRSLVIKDCPGVRVLQDRLLPSTLESLVVDSYEELTFLRLAQQNRYAFEELQLVNCSKLERVEGLNYFFLLKNLRIERCPRLQLPQDDLPQLIFLRSLVIKDCPGVRVLQNRLLPSTLESLVVDSCEDLTFLCLAQQNQYAFEELQLINCPKLEWVEGLNCLFLTKILRIERCPRLRLPQDDRLSSMPYTVKIVDCLGLSNWCQIQRINCIQVASGNKLTTSNTWENIMHGFDDLTSVEHLCFSNSWELFLRRDSISVLEELTIWGCTKIPPLRCLPNLTSLRSLVIKDCPGVRVMEDKLFPSTLKFLVVDSCEGLTFLMLAQQNRYKFEELQLVNCPKLIWVEGLNCLFFPKILRIDRCPQLQFPQDDRQTSIPPHVEIAEETENKETIDDGTKEKQVLDCVMIEHANSAVSSMFDVADDCSMGCCSSQPLVQITAEPLANNSVVSSISDDVTDCNMDQFLQLGFLFGCSSQSPL; translated from the exons ATGGAGAGCGCTTTCCTATCTTCCATCGTATCAAAAACCAGCCAAGCAGTGAGCTGTGTTCGCAGATGGGCAGTCTCGccgtcttcatcatcggatccaCGCAGCCATGTCTTGAAAGATCTGGAGAAGCTGGAGAGAACATTGAAGAGGATCCGGGCAGTGCTCCATGACGCGGAGGAGAGGGAGATACGAGAGGAATCCGTCAAGCTCTGGCTGAAGGAGCTTAAAGAAGTGGCTTATGAAGCAGACGACGTGCTGGACGAGTACCAGTACGAGGTACTGCGAGCCCAAGTGGAAGGCCGAGCTTCCCGCAACGGGAAGCGAGTGGAAGGGGACGATGCGAAAGAG GTTTCAATTCCAGACGGCATGGGGGATAGAATCAGGGACATCAGGGAGAGGTTCGATGAGATCTCGCAGGATCGGGAACGCCTCCGTTTAAGAGAGGGAGATGGAGAGCGACGGGTCCTCGAAGCTCCGTACCCAGCACCAACCAGCCACAAGATGGATGAGTCGGCTTTTTATGAAAGGGAGCGCGACAAGCAGGAGGTAATTAATTTGTTGTTTTCAGACGGTGTGGGAAATGGTATCTCCGTGGTTCCGATTGTCGGCATGGGGGGACTGGGAAAAACCACCATCGCTCAGCTGGTCTACAACGACTCCAaggtaaaagaaaattttgatttgacTGGATGGGTCTGTGTATCTGATGATTTCGATGTTAAAAGGCTAGCGAAGGACATCATTGAGTCTTTTACTAAAAATCAATGTCATCTTGCACAACTAAGCACACTTCAAGATACTCTCGAGAAGAAGGTGAAGGGAAAGAAAGTGTTGCTCGTGCTCGACGATGTATGGAATGAGCAACAAAGCTATTGGGAGTCCTTAAGAAACCCCTTTGTTGGTGCAGAAACAGTAAGAATTATCGTGACCTGTAGGAATGATTCGGTCGCCGAAATCATGCAGACAGTGCGCCCTTATCATCCTCGCTGCTTGTCTCCAGAGCAGTCTTGGTCATTATTCAGGCATTATGCATTTCGTGGTCGGAACCTTGAAGAACAAGTACGATTGACGGATATGGGTAAGCAGATTGTCGAGAAGTGTTCCGGTTTACCATTGGCTGTGAAGTCAATTGGAAGCCTTCTGAGATACACGGCAGATGAAGATAGCTGGATGGATGTCATGCAAAGTGATGTATGGGAAATCGATGAGAATAATGAGATTTTGCCAGCTCTTAGATTAAGCTATAGTCGCATGCCAGCACATCTAAAACCTTGTTTCGTTTATTGTTCCATGTTTCCAAAGGATTATGTGTTTGACAAAGATGAATTAGTCCGATTGTGGATGGCGCAAGGTTACATCCAAACATCTCGAGGTACAAGAAGACTCGAAGACATTGGCAATGAATACTTCATTGACTTACAGAGAAGATCGTTCTTCGATTCTCATTGGTCTAATTTTAAGATGCATGATATGATACATGATCTAGCGAAATCTATTGCAGGAAATGAGTGCTGGGCAATTGTGGATAAGAAGCTACCGAGTCTCCCCAATGAGGTTCGCCATTTATATGTGAAAGATCGAGAGGAATTTGTGAAATCACTGcgctcatataattttagcacCTTACGGACCTTGTTAAAACCGTATTCGCCTAGATTTCCAACAGTGATCCAAGAATTAATGCTACTAAGATTTTTACGGACTCTAGAATTTTGTTGGGAAAGAAAACATGAGATCCCAGATTTTTTCGGGCACCTGAAGCACCTGCGCAACTTATATATCATTTCCTACTATAGTGAGAAGTTCCCTGATTCAGTATGCCTCCTTTATCACCTACAGATATTGGTACTTGATTGCAAGAGTCTTGTAGAGTTACCAGATGAACTAGGTAACCTTACTAACCTCAGATACTTTAAATTGTTCATACATTTTATTAAAAGGCTGCCTGGAACAGTTTGTCAGCTCCGCAACCTGCAGACATTGGTACTTGATTGCCCACATCTTGCAGAGTTACCAGATGACCTAGGCAATTGTACCAACCTACGATACTTACATATCACATCCAACAAAATTGAGAAGCTCCCTAAATCAATATGCCTCCTTTATAACCTACAGGCAATGGAACTTGACTGTCAGAATCTTGCAGAGTTACCATATGGCCTAGGCAACCTTACCAACCTCCACCACCTACAAATTGCGAACAGGGTAATTCTTTGCCTGCCAGCTGGGATCGGAAAACTAACAAAACTTCAGATCTTTCTTGGATGTTATAAAGTGCAGGGTGGGATAGGAGTGCTGAAGGACTTCATGAATCTCCAAGGATTTCTCAGCATCTCAGGGCTCAGAAACTTGGTAAACATAGAGAATGCCAAGGATGCTGGTCTTAAACATAAGCATAAACTTAAGGAGTTGTTTCTATATTGGAATGCGGTCGACTGCAAAAATGATCCGTATCATAACAGAGGACTACATCTAGAAGCTTTTTCAGAGGAAAATAAGGATATTCCAGCAGATGAAAAAAGGGAGGAAGCCATGCTCGAGTATCTCCAACCTCACGCCAACCTCGAAATTTTGTCAATACAAGGGTATGGTGGTTCCAAATTTCCAAAATGGGTGGGAGATCCTTTCTCCTTTGGATCACTTAAAAATTTCACTATAGAGAATTGTAAAAAAATAAGCTCTCTTGATCTATACATTCATGAGTCTCTTGGAAATCTGGACGTACCCATCTCAACATCCATGCTTGAGAGTGTGGACATTTCTGGTTGCCTGCAACTCACATCCATAGCAGGGCTGCATCATCTCCATTTGCTTAAATATCTGAAAATATACAATTGTCCTCAACTCCGGCTTTTATCCGAGGAAGGACTGCCATCCAATGTTCGACATTTGCATATTGGGGAGTGCCAGCAATTGACATTAGTGTTGCAAAGCATTACTTATCTCAATGAATTAATTATACAAAATTGCCCTAAACTTAATATAATGGCAAAAGATCAGCTCTCATCTTTTTTGCCTTTCAGAGTGCAAATTATTGATTACCCTGGATTGAGTAACTGGTGCCAAGTACAAAAAATCAACTGCATTCAG GTCGCTTCAGGAAACAAGCTGACAATATCGAACACATGGGAGAACATAATGCATGCATTTGATGATTTGACATCCGTTGAGCATTTTTGCTTCAGTAATTCTTGGAAACTCTTTCAAGAATTATCCATATTTGAAGAGCTAACCATATGGGATTGCACAGACATCCCACTATATTGGTGGCCCAAACTCGCATCTCTTCGAAGCTTGGTTATAAAGAACTGTCATGGAGTCCAAGTCTGGGAAGATAAACTGGTCCCATCCATGCTCAAGTCCTTGTTGGTTGATAGTTGTGAGGAGCTAACATTTTTGCTATTGGTGCACCAGAACCGATATGCATTTGAGGAGCTGCAGCTTGTGAATTGCCCTAAGCTCGAACGGGTGGAAGGgctgaattttcttttccacataaaaatcttaagaatagaACGATGCCCTCGACTTCGCCTTCCACAAGATGATTTGCCCCATCTCATATTTCTTCGAAGCTTGGTTATAAAGGATTGTCCGGGAGTCCGAGTCTTGCAAGATAGACTGCTCCCATCCACGCTCGAGTCCTTGGTGGTTGATAGTTATGAGGAGCTAACATTTTTGCGGTTGGCACAGCAGAACCGATATGCATTTGAGGAGCTGCAGCTTGTCAATTGCTCTAAACTCGAACGGGTGGAAGGACTGAATTACTTTTTCCTCCTAAAAAACTTAAGAATAGAACGATGCCCTCGACTCCAGCTTCCACAAGATGATCTGCCCCAGCTCATATTTCTTCGAAGCTTGGTTATAAAGGACTGTCCAGGAGTCCGAGTCTTGCAAAATAGACTGCTCCCATCCACTCTCGAGTCCTTGGTGGTTGATAGTTGTGAGGACCTAACATTTCTGTGCTTGGCACAGCAGAACCAATATGCATTTGAGGAGTTGCAGCTTATAAATTGCCCTAAGCTCGAATGGGTGGAAGGGCTGAATTGCCTTTTTCTCacaaaaatcttaagaatagaACGATGCCCTCGACTCCGGCTTCCACAAGATGATCGGCTCTCATCTATGCCTTACACAGTGAAAATTGTTGATTGCcttggattgagtaattggtGCCAAATACAAAGAATCAATTGCATTCAG GTCGCTTCAGGCAACAAGCTGACTACATCAAACACATGGGAGAACATAATGCATGGGTTTGATGATTTGACATCCGTTGAGCATCTTTGTTTCAGTAATTCTTGGGAACTCTTTCTGCGAAGAGACTCCATATCCGTACTTGAAGAGCTAACCATATGGGGTTGCACAAAAATCCCACCACTACGGTGCCTGCCCAACCTCACATCTCTTCGAAGCTTGGTTATAAAGGACTGTCCTGGAGTCCGAGTCATGGAAGATAAATTGTTCCCATCCACGCTCAAGTTCTTGGTGGTTGATAGTTGTGAGGGCCTAACATTTTTGATGTTGGCGCAGCAGAACCGATATAAATTTGAGGAGCTGCAGCTTGTGAATTGCCCCAAGCTCATATGGGTGGAAGGACTGAattgccttttcttcccaaaaatcttaagaatagaCCGATGCCCTCAACTCCAGTTTCCACAAGATGATCGACAAACATCTATTCCTCCACATGTCGAAATTGCAG AGGAAACAGAGAACAAAGAAACAATTGATGATGGAACCAAGGAGAAACAAGTGTTGGATTGTGTGATGATTGAGCATGCTAACAGTGCTGTATCTTCAATGTTTGATGTCGCAGATGATTGCAGCATGGGATGTTGCAGCTCACAGCCCCTGGTACAAATCACTGCAGAACCATTG GCAAACAATAGTGTTGTATCTTCAATATCTGATGACGTAACTGATTGCAACATGGATCAATTCCTACAGCTTGGGTTCCTTTTTGGTTGCAGCTCGCAGTCCCCACTATAA
- the LOC103699572 gene encoding putative disease resistance protein RGA4 isoform X1 produces the protein MESAFLSSIVSKTSQAVSCVRRWAVSPSSSSDPRSHVLKDLEKLERTLKRIRAVLHDAEEREIREESVKLWLKELKEVAYEADDVLDEYQYEVLRAQVEGRASRNGKRVEGDDAKEVSIPDGMGDRIRDIRERFDEISQDRERLRLREGDGERRVLEAPYPAPTSHKMDESAFYERERDKQEVINLLFSDGVGNGISVVPIVGMGGLGKTTIAQLVYNDSKVKENFDLTGWVCVSDDFDVKRLAKDIIESFTKNQCHLAQLSTLQDTLEKKVKGKKVLLVLDDVWNEQQSYWESLRNPFVGAETVRIIVTCRNDSVAEIMQTVRPYHPRCLSPEQSWSLFRHYAFRGRNLEEQVRLTDMGKQIVEKCSGLPLAVKSIGSLLRYTADEDSWMDVMQSDVWEIDENNEILPALRLSYSRMPAHLKPCFVYCSMFPKDYVFDKDELVRLWMAQGYIQTSRGTRRLEDIGNEYFIDLQRRSFFDSHWSNFKMHDMIHDLAKSIAGNECWAIVDKKLPSLPNEVRHLYVKDREEFVKSLRSYNFSTLRTLLKPYSPRFPTVIQELMLLRFLRTLEFCWERKHEIPDFFGHLKHLRNLYIISYYSEKFPDSVCLLYHLQILVLDCKSLVELPDELGNLTNLRYFKLFIHFIKRLPGTVCQLRNLQTLVLDCPHLAELPDDLGNCTNLRYLHITSNKIEKLPKSICLLYNLQAMELDCQNLAELPYGLGNLTNLHHLQIANRVILCLPAGIGKLTKLQIFLGCYKVQGGIGVLKDFMNLQGFLSISGLRNLVNIENAKDAGLKHKHKLKELFLYWNAVDCKNDPYHNRGLHLEAFSEENKDIPADEKREEAMLEYLQPHANLEILSIQGYGGSKFPKWVGDPFSFGSLKNFTIENCKKISSLDLYIHESLGNLDVPISTSMLESVDISGCLQLTSIAGLHHLHLLKYLKIYNCPQLRLLSEEGLPSNVRHLHIGECQQLTLVLQSITYLNELIIQNCPKLNIMAKDQLSSFLPFRVQIIDYPGLSNWCQVQKINCIQVASGNKLTISNTWENIMHAFDDLTSVEHFCFSNSWKLFQELSIFEELTIWDCTDIPLYWWPKLASLRSLVIKNCHGVQVWEDKLVPSMLKSLLVDSCEELTFLLLVHQNRYAFEELQLVNCPKLERVEGLNFLFHIKILRIERCPRLRLPQDDLPHLIFLRSLVIKDCPGVRVLQDRLLPSTLESLVVDSYEELTFLRLAQQNRYAFEELQLVNCSKLERVEGLNYFFLLKNLRIERCPRLQLPQDDLPQLIFLRSLVIKDCPGVRVLQNRLLPSTLESLVVDSCEDLTFLCLAQQNQYAFEELQLINCPKLEWVEGLNCLFLTKILRIERCPRLRLPQDDRLSSMPYTVKIVDCLGLSNWCQIQRINCIQVASGNKLTTSNTWENIMHGFDDLTSVEHLCFSNSWELFLRRDSISVLEELTIWGCTKIPPLRCLPNLTSLRSLVIKDCPGVRVMEDKLFPSTLKFLVVDSCEGLTFLMLAQQNRYKFEELQLVNCPKLIWVEGLNCLFFPKILRIDRCPQLQFPQDDRQTSIPPHVEIAEETENKETIDDGTKEKQVLDCVMIEHANSAVSSMFDVADDCSMGCCSSQPLVQITAEPLQANNSVVSSISDDVTDCNMDQFLQLGFLFGCSSQSPL, from the exons ATGGAGAGCGCTTTCCTATCTTCCATCGTATCAAAAACCAGCCAAGCAGTGAGCTGTGTTCGCAGATGGGCAGTCTCGccgtcttcatcatcggatccaCGCAGCCATGTCTTGAAAGATCTGGAGAAGCTGGAGAGAACATTGAAGAGGATCCGGGCAGTGCTCCATGACGCGGAGGAGAGGGAGATACGAGAGGAATCCGTCAAGCTCTGGCTGAAGGAGCTTAAAGAAGTGGCTTATGAAGCAGACGACGTGCTGGACGAGTACCAGTACGAGGTACTGCGAGCCCAAGTGGAAGGCCGAGCTTCCCGCAACGGGAAGCGAGTGGAAGGGGACGATGCGAAAGAG GTTTCAATTCCAGACGGCATGGGGGATAGAATCAGGGACATCAGGGAGAGGTTCGATGAGATCTCGCAGGATCGGGAACGCCTCCGTTTAAGAGAGGGAGATGGAGAGCGACGGGTCCTCGAAGCTCCGTACCCAGCACCAACCAGCCACAAGATGGATGAGTCGGCTTTTTATGAAAGGGAGCGCGACAAGCAGGAGGTAATTAATTTGTTGTTTTCAGACGGTGTGGGAAATGGTATCTCCGTGGTTCCGATTGTCGGCATGGGGGGACTGGGAAAAACCACCATCGCTCAGCTGGTCTACAACGACTCCAaggtaaaagaaaattttgatttgacTGGATGGGTCTGTGTATCTGATGATTTCGATGTTAAAAGGCTAGCGAAGGACATCATTGAGTCTTTTACTAAAAATCAATGTCATCTTGCACAACTAAGCACACTTCAAGATACTCTCGAGAAGAAGGTGAAGGGAAAGAAAGTGTTGCTCGTGCTCGACGATGTATGGAATGAGCAACAAAGCTATTGGGAGTCCTTAAGAAACCCCTTTGTTGGTGCAGAAACAGTAAGAATTATCGTGACCTGTAGGAATGATTCGGTCGCCGAAATCATGCAGACAGTGCGCCCTTATCATCCTCGCTGCTTGTCTCCAGAGCAGTCTTGGTCATTATTCAGGCATTATGCATTTCGTGGTCGGAACCTTGAAGAACAAGTACGATTGACGGATATGGGTAAGCAGATTGTCGAGAAGTGTTCCGGTTTACCATTGGCTGTGAAGTCAATTGGAAGCCTTCTGAGATACACGGCAGATGAAGATAGCTGGATGGATGTCATGCAAAGTGATGTATGGGAAATCGATGAGAATAATGAGATTTTGCCAGCTCTTAGATTAAGCTATAGTCGCATGCCAGCACATCTAAAACCTTGTTTCGTTTATTGTTCCATGTTTCCAAAGGATTATGTGTTTGACAAAGATGAATTAGTCCGATTGTGGATGGCGCAAGGTTACATCCAAACATCTCGAGGTACAAGAAGACTCGAAGACATTGGCAATGAATACTTCATTGACTTACAGAGAAGATCGTTCTTCGATTCTCATTGGTCTAATTTTAAGATGCATGATATGATACATGATCTAGCGAAATCTATTGCAGGAAATGAGTGCTGGGCAATTGTGGATAAGAAGCTACCGAGTCTCCCCAATGAGGTTCGCCATTTATATGTGAAAGATCGAGAGGAATTTGTGAAATCACTGcgctcatataattttagcacCTTACGGACCTTGTTAAAACCGTATTCGCCTAGATTTCCAACAGTGATCCAAGAATTAATGCTACTAAGATTTTTACGGACTCTAGAATTTTGTTGGGAAAGAAAACATGAGATCCCAGATTTTTTCGGGCACCTGAAGCACCTGCGCAACTTATATATCATTTCCTACTATAGTGAGAAGTTCCCTGATTCAGTATGCCTCCTTTATCACCTACAGATATTGGTACTTGATTGCAAGAGTCTTGTAGAGTTACCAGATGAACTAGGTAACCTTACTAACCTCAGATACTTTAAATTGTTCATACATTTTATTAAAAGGCTGCCTGGAACAGTTTGTCAGCTCCGCAACCTGCAGACATTGGTACTTGATTGCCCACATCTTGCAGAGTTACCAGATGACCTAGGCAATTGTACCAACCTACGATACTTACATATCACATCCAACAAAATTGAGAAGCTCCCTAAATCAATATGCCTCCTTTATAACCTACAGGCAATGGAACTTGACTGTCAGAATCTTGCAGAGTTACCATATGGCCTAGGCAACCTTACCAACCTCCACCACCTACAAATTGCGAACAGGGTAATTCTTTGCCTGCCAGCTGGGATCGGAAAACTAACAAAACTTCAGATCTTTCTTGGATGTTATAAAGTGCAGGGTGGGATAGGAGTGCTGAAGGACTTCATGAATCTCCAAGGATTTCTCAGCATCTCAGGGCTCAGAAACTTGGTAAACATAGAGAATGCCAAGGATGCTGGTCTTAAACATAAGCATAAACTTAAGGAGTTGTTTCTATATTGGAATGCGGTCGACTGCAAAAATGATCCGTATCATAACAGAGGACTACATCTAGAAGCTTTTTCAGAGGAAAATAAGGATATTCCAGCAGATGAAAAAAGGGAGGAAGCCATGCTCGAGTATCTCCAACCTCACGCCAACCTCGAAATTTTGTCAATACAAGGGTATGGTGGTTCCAAATTTCCAAAATGGGTGGGAGATCCTTTCTCCTTTGGATCACTTAAAAATTTCACTATAGAGAATTGTAAAAAAATAAGCTCTCTTGATCTATACATTCATGAGTCTCTTGGAAATCTGGACGTACCCATCTCAACATCCATGCTTGAGAGTGTGGACATTTCTGGTTGCCTGCAACTCACATCCATAGCAGGGCTGCATCATCTCCATTTGCTTAAATATCTGAAAATATACAATTGTCCTCAACTCCGGCTTTTATCCGAGGAAGGACTGCCATCCAATGTTCGACATTTGCATATTGGGGAGTGCCAGCAATTGACATTAGTGTTGCAAAGCATTACTTATCTCAATGAATTAATTATACAAAATTGCCCTAAACTTAATATAATGGCAAAAGATCAGCTCTCATCTTTTTTGCCTTTCAGAGTGCAAATTATTGATTACCCTGGATTGAGTAACTGGTGCCAAGTACAAAAAATCAACTGCATTCAG GTCGCTTCAGGAAACAAGCTGACAATATCGAACACATGGGAGAACATAATGCATGCATTTGATGATTTGACATCCGTTGAGCATTTTTGCTTCAGTAATTCTTGGAAACTCTTTCAAGAATTATCCATATTTGAAGAGCTAACCATATGGGATTGCACAGACATCCCACTATATTGGTGGCCCAAACTCGCATCTCTTCGAAGCTTGGTTATAAAGAACTGTCATGGAGTCCAAGTCTGGGAAGATAAACTGGTCCCATCCATGCTCAAGTCCTTGTTGGTTGATAGTTGTGAGGAGCTAACATTTTTGCTATTGGTGCACCAGAACCGATATGCATTTGAGGAGCTGCAGCTTGTGAATTGCCCTAAGCTCGAACGGGTGGAAGGgctgaattttcttttccacataaaaatcttaagaatagaACGATGCCCTCGACTTCGCCTTCCACAAGATGATTTGCCCCATCTCATATTTCTTCGAAGCTTGGTTATAAAGGATTGTCCGGGAGTCCGAGTCTTGCAAGATAGACTGCTCCCATCCACGCTCGAGTCCTTGGTGGTTGATAGTTATGAGGAGCTAACATTTTTGCGGTTGGCACAGCAGAACCGATATGCATTTGAGGAGCTGCAGCTTGTCAATTGCTCTAAACTCGAACGGGTGGAAGGACTGAATTACTTTTTCCTCCTAAAAAACTTAAGAATAGAACGATGCCCTCGACTCCAGCTTCCACAAGATGATCTGCCCCAGCTCATATTTCTTCGAAGCTTGGTTATAAAGGACTGTCCAGGAGTCCGAGTCTTGCAAAATAGACTGCTCCCATCCACTCTCGAGTCCTTGGTGGTTGATAGTTGTGAGGACCTAACATTTCTGTGCTTGGCACAGCAGAACCAATATGCATTTGAGGAGTTGCAGCTTATAAATTGCCCTAAGCTCGAATGGGTGGAAGGGCTGAATTGCCTTTTTCTCacaaaaatcttaagaatagaACGATGCCCTCGACTCCGGCTTCCACAAGATGATCGGCTCTCATCTATGCCTTACACAGTGAAAATTGTTGATTGCcttggattgagtaattggtGCCAAATACAAAGAATCAATTGCATTCAG GTCGCTTCAGGCAACAAGCTGACTACATCAAACACATGGGAGAACATAATGCATGGGTTTGATGATTTGACATCCGTTGAGCATCTTTGTTTCAGTAATTCTTGGGAACTCTTTCTGCGAAGAGACTCCATATCCGTACTTGAAGAGCTAACCATATGGGGTTGCACAAAAATCCCACCACTACGGTGCCTGCCCAACCTCACATCTCTTCGAAGCTTGGTTATAAAGGACTGTCCTGGAGTCCGAGTCATGGAAGATAAATTGTTCCCATCCACGCTCAAGTTCTTGGTGGTTGATAGTTGTGAGGGCCTAACATTTTTGATGTTGGCGCAGCAGAACCGATATAAATTTGAGGAGCTGCAGCTTGTGAATTGCCCCAAGCTCATATGGGTGGAAGGACTGAattgccttttcttcccaaaaatcttaagaatagaCCGATGCCCTCAACTCCAGTTTCCACAAGATGATCGACAAACATCTATTCCTCCACATGTCGAAATTGCAG AGGAAACAGAGAACAAAGAAACAATTGATGATGGAACCAAGGAGAAACAAGTGTTGGATTGTGTGATGATTGAGCATGCTAACAGTGCTGTATCTTCAATGTTTGATGTCGCAGATGATTGCAGCATGGGATGTTGCAGCTCACAGCCCCTGGTACAAATCACTGCAGAACCATTG CAGGCAAACAATAGTGTTGTATCTTCAATATCTGATGACGTAACTGATTGCAACATGGATCAATTCCTACAGCTTGGGTTCCTTTTTGGTTGCAGCTCGCAGTCCCCACTATAA
- the LOC120109933 gene encoding classical arabinogalactan protein 9-like codes for MDTTSPPPHPGYTAAVASPSTPTPRPERRPTPPAFSSPVTTRFSPQRPPYEQPPLSSSRTPSSLSSGDGAQTGSSPVPQFSNPPGPPIFTSPLRPAAVPFRTSPATPQPVPFSSGSSLPTSSPPLYSNGSYELPVHHAAGVDDSSFESPYVLFSAHKVLKHKKLANVPSLGFGALVSPGREIAPGPEVVQRDPHRCQTCGAFANLYSEILIGSGQWQCVICKKLNSSDGEYIASSKEDIRHWPELSSSAIDYVHTGNKRPGYTCKAYILSGLGHQSDS; via the exons ATGGATACGACCTCACCGCCACCTCATCCAGGATATACTGCTGCAGTTGCTTCCCCAAGCACACCCACACCTCGTCCTGAAAGGCGACCGACCCCGCCTGCTTTCTCTTCTCCAGTAACAACTAGATTCTCTCCTCAGAGACCACCATATGAGCAGCCCCCTCTGTCTTCATCCAGAACACCGAGCTCGCTGTCATCTGGAGATGGAGCTCAGACTGGTAGCAGTCCTGTTCCCCAGTTCAGTAATCCTCCCGGCCCGCCCATCTTCACTTCACCACTACGTCCAGCAGCTGTGCCTTTCCGGACATCACCGGCAACTCCACAGCCAGTGCCTTTCTCTTCAGGCTCTTCTTTGCCCACATCGTCTCCACCGCTTTATTCTAATGGATCCTATGAGTTGCCTGTGCACCACGCTGCTGGGGTTGATGACTCCAGTTTTGAATCGCCATATGTACTCTTTTCTGCTCACAAG GTGCTGAAACACAAGAAGCTAGCAAATGTTCCAAGTCTGGGATTTGGAGCATTGGTCTCGCCTGGGAGGGAGATTGCACCTGGTCCTGAGGTAGTACAACGTGACCCACACCGTTGCCAAACCTGTGGAGCTtttgcaaacctttattccGAGATTTTAATTGGTTCGGGGCAGTGGCAATGTGTAATTTGTAAGAAACTAAATAGCAGTGATGGGGAATATATAGCCTCAAGTAAGGAAGACATTCGACACTGGCCGGAACTTTCATCCTCAGCAATTGATTATGTTCACACTGGAAATAAACGGCCAGGTTATACTTGTAAAGCCTACATTTTATCGGGCTTGGGGCACCAGTCTGACTCATGA